From the Penicillium oxalicum strain HP7-1 chromosome V, whole genome shotgun sequence genome, one window contains:
- a CDS encoding putative glycine--tRNA ligase, which yields MATVTTKTGQSVDRLVLDSMLRRRMFYTPSFEIYGGVSGLYDYGPPGTALVANMTELWRKHFVLEEDMLEVDCTMLTPHDILKTSGHVDKFADWMCKDPKTGEIFRADHLVEEVLENRLKGDKEARGQKVEVDAEKEAKKKKKSKGETKAVKLDDALVKEYEEILAQIDNFDGPALEQLITKYDIRNPSTDGKVEPPVAFNLMFQTSIGPSSNMPGYLRPETAQGQFLNFQKLLEFNQQGMPFASASIGKSFRNEISPRAGLLRVREFLMAEIEHYVDPEGGKKHPRFAEVKDVEMSLLDRNVQLSGSTKTTKMTIGKAVETGLVDNETLGYFLARIQSFLLKLGIDFEKLRFRQHMANEMAHYAADCWDAELQTSYGWIECVGCADRSAYDLTVHKDKTGAPLVVRETRAEPLRVEEWQIDLEKKKFGPRFKKDAKTVESAIDALSQELREKLSLDLEKNGKIEIDIQGVGSGKVELEKDLIKIEKRTRVENVREYTPNVIEPSFGIGRIMYSMIEHVYWSRAGDEARGVLSFPPSVAPTKVLLVPLSTNAAFKPLTQSLSAKLRRMGVSSRVDDSSASIGKRYARNDELGTPFGVTVDFQSVKDNTFTLRDRDTTKQVRASEEEILRAIKSLVDGDETWADILQRLPEFTGQEVE from the exons ATGGCCACCGTCACCACCAAGACCGGCCAGTCGGTCGACCGCCTGGTCCTCGACTCGATGCTCCGCCGCCGCATGTTTTATACCCCCTCCTTCGAAATTTATGGTGGTGTGTCCGGTCTGTACGACTATGGCCCCCCCGGCACGGCCTTGGTCGCCAATATGACCGAGTTGTGGCGCAAGCACTTTGTGCTCGAGGAGGATATGCTGGAGGTTGACTGCACCATGTTGACCCCTCATGATATCCTCAAGACCAGTGGGCACGTGGACAAGTTTGCCGACTGGATGTGCAAGGACCCCAAGACTGGCGAGATCTTCCGCGCCGACCAcctggtggaggaggtgttGGAGAACCGCCTGAAGGGCGACAAGGAGGCTCGCGGCCAGAAAGTCGAGGTCGACGCCGAAAaggaagccaagaagaagaagaagtccaaggGCGAGACTAAGGCTGTCAAGCTGGACGATGCCCTCGTCAAGGAGTACGAGGAGATCCTCGCTCAGATCGACAACTTCGATGGCCCTGCCCTCGAGCAGCTGATCACCAAGTACGACATTCGAAACCCCTCCACTGACGGCAAGGTTGAGCCTCCCGTCGCGTTCAACCTGATGTTCCAGACCTCCATTGGCCCTAGCAGCAACATGCCTGGTTACCTCCGACCCGAGACCGCTCAGGGCCAGTTCCTGAACTTCCAGAAGCTGCTCGAATTCAACCAGCAGGGCATGCCTTTCGCCTCTGCCTCCATTGGCAAGTCCTTCCGTAACGAAATCTCCCCCCGCGCCGGTCTTCTGCGCGTGCGTGAATTCCTTATGGCCGAGATCGAGCACTACGTCGATCCCGAGGGTGGTAAGAAGCACCCTCGTTTCGCCGAGGTCAAGGACGTCGAGATGTCCCTGCTGGATCGCAATGTCCAGCTGTCGGGCAGCACCAAGACCACGAAGATGACTATTGGCAAGGCTGTCGAGACCGGCCTTGTTGACAACGAGACTCTCGGTTACTTCCTTGCCCGTATTCAGTCTTTCCTCCTCAAGCTCGGTATTGACTTTGAGAAGCTGCGCTTCCGTCAGCACATGGCCAACGAGATGGCTCACTACGCCGCTGACTGCTGGGACGCTGAGTTGCAGACCAGCTATGGCTGGATTGAGTGTGTCGGCTGTGCCGACCGCAGTGCCTACGATTTGACTGTGCACAAGGATAAGACCGGTGCTCCTCTCGTTGTCCGTGAGACTCGCGCCGAGCCCCTGCGCGTTGAGGAGTGGCAGATTGAcctcgagaagaagaagtttGGTCCCCGCTTCAAGAAGGACGCCAAGACTGTGGAGTCGGCTATCGATGCCCTCTCCCAGGAGCTGCGTGAGAAGTTGTCTTTGGACCTCGAGAAGAACGGcaagattgagattgacatTCAGGGTGTCGGTTCCGGCAAGGTCGAGCTGGAGAAGGACCTGATCAAAATTGAGAAGCGCACTCGCGTTGAGAATGTCCGCGAGTACACTCCCAATGTCATCGAGCCGTCCTTCGGTATCGGTCGTATCATGTACAGCATGATTGAGCACGTTTACTGGTCTCGCGCCGGCGATGAGGCCCGCGGT gttctctccttccccccatcCGTCGCCCCCACCAAGGTCCTGCTGGTTCCTCTGTCCACCAACGCTGCCTTCAAGCCCCTGACTCAGAGCCTGAGCGCCAAGCTGCGCCGCATGGGTGTCTCCAGCCGGGTCGACGACTCTTCTGCCAGTATCGGCAAGCGTTACGCCCGTAACGACGAGCTGGGAACTCCCTTCGGTGTGACAGTTGATTTCCAGTCTGTCAAGGACAACACCTTCACCCTGCGTGACCGTGACACGACCAAGCAGGTCCGTGCCAGCGAAGAGGAGATTTTGCGTGCCATCAAGTCTCTtgtcgatggcgatgagacTTGGGCCGATATCCTCCAACGCCTTCCCGAGTTCACCGGCCAGGAGGTTGAGTAA
- a CDS encoding Brix domain-containing protein, with protein sequence MGIKGQGRPPPNSGMEVKTANKLRRKMLHIKRKRTKDAERRAERYAFKKEEAKNPKLKEERLRRNIPLTLERKRVWDDAGSDAEEDGLGLSVDIERIKRAKQEEEAELNRPLEEGEDDSDEVDSDNESIDSMIATSDEDEDSEDEEKEASNEKADRGRNKSSLPTATERATSPSQSTRSTNLSLAPEALAAKFPSLFSNETPPAPKILITTAINSTLHNEAEILTDLFPNSVYIRRTAHRYSHKFSIREISKFAANRNFTSVVVLQEDQKKPSGLIVVHLPVGPTFHFSISNWVEGKRLPGHGRATGHWPELILNNFRTPLGLLTARMFQQCFPPLPDFEGRQVVTLHNQRDYIFVRRHRYVFREKRETEKAVVGADGQEMKGAEGIRTGLQELGPRFTLKLRRVDKGIQRTSGQEWEWKGGMEKERTKFQL encoded by the coding sequence ATGGGTATCAAAGGTCAAGGGCGTCCGCCACCCAACTCGGGAATGGAGGTGAAGACGGCCAACAAGCTGCGCCGGAAGATGTTGCACATCAAGCGCAAGAGAACAAAGGACGCCGAACGCCGTGCTGAGCGCTATGCAttcaagaaggaagaggccaaGAACCCCAAGTTGAAAGAGGAGCGCCTGCGTCGCAACATTCCCCTGACTCTCGAACGGAAGCGTGTCTGGGACGACGCTGGGAGCGATGCTGAGGAGGATGGCCTGGGATTGAGTGTCGATATTGAACGAATCAAGCGGGCGAAacaggaagaggaagcggaACTGAATCGACCTTTGGAGGAGGGCGAGGATGACAGTGACGAGGTGGACTCTGACAACGAATCGATCGACAGCATGATTGCTACAagcgacgaagatgaggacagcgaggacgaggagaaagaagccagCAATGAAAAGGCGGATCGCGGACGCAACAAGTCGTCGTTGCCCACTGCTACTGAACGAGCCACCAGCCCATCGCAATCCACACGCAGTACCAACTTGAGCCTTGCCCCCGAAGCCTTGGCTGCGAAATTCCCCTCACTTTTCTCCAACGAAACTCCTCCTGCTCCCAAGATCTTGATCACAACCGCGATCAATTCGACTCTCCACAACGAAGCGGAAATCTTGACCGACTTGTTCCCGAACAGTGTCTACATTCGTCGCACCGCGCACCGATACTCGCACAAGTTCTCGATCCGGGAAATTTCCAAGTTCGCAGCCAACCGTAACTTCACCTCCGTGGTGGTTCtccaagaagatcagaagAAGCCAAGCGGATTGATCGTCGTGCACCTGCCCGTCGGGCCAACTTTCCATTTCAGTATCAGCAACTGGGTCGAGGGTAAGCGATTGCCCGGTCATGGCCGTGCGACAGGTCATTGGCCCGAGTTGATCTTGAACAACTTCCGCACGCCACTGGGTCTGCTCACGGCACGCATGTTCCAGCAATGCTTCCCGCCACTGCCCGACTTTGAGGGCCGCCAAGTCGTGACTCTGCACAACCAACGTGACTATATCTTCGTCCGCCGCCATCGGTACGTGTTCCGCGAGAAGCGTGAGACGGAGAAAGCGGTCGTTGGCGCAGATGGACAGGAGATGAAGGGTGCCGAGGGTATTCGAACTGGCTTGCAGGAACTTGGCCCGCGTTTCACATTGAAATTGCGTCGGGTGGACAAGGGTATCCAGCGGACCAGCGGGCAGGAATGGGAGTGGAAGGGCGGTATGGAAAAGGAGCGAACAAAGTTCCAGCTATAA
- a CDS encoding Stress protein DDR48, translating to MSYNDNDRSYGSGGNDSYGSSNNDSYGSSGRNNDSYGSSNNNSDSYGSSNNDSYGSSGRNNDSYGSSSNNNNDSYGSSNKSDSYGSSNKNSGSYGSSNNDSYGSSSNNNNDSYGSSNKKDTYGSSNNDSYGSSNMTLTESSNKKDTYGSSNNDSYGSSNNDSYGSSNKKDTYGSSNNDSYGSSNNDSYGSSNKKDTYGSSNNDSYGSSNNDSYGSSNKKDSYGSSNNDSYGSSNNDSYGSSNKKDTYGSSNNDSYGSSNNDSYGSSNNDSYGSSKNDSYGGSSYDNDNDNSYGSSGRNNNSSNRGGDSTLGKVLEKAGDLLNNSSLQERGAERREKKRDDDY from the exons ATGTCTTACAACGACAACGAC CGCTCCTACGGCTCGGGAGGTAACGACTCCTACGGCTCGTCTAACAATGATTCGTATGGTTCCTCGGGCCGCAACAACGACTCGTACGGATCttccaacaacaacagcgaCTCGTATGGCAGCTCCAATAATGATTCTTACGGATCGTCTGGACGCAACAATGACTCCTACGGTTCTTCCTCgaacaacaacaacgacTCCTACGGCTCCTCCAACAAGAGTGACTCGTATGGTAGCTCCAACAAGAACAGTGGCTCTTACGGAAGCTCCAACAACGACTCCTACGGTTCTTCCTCgaacaacaacaacgacTCGTACGGAAGCTCCAACAAGAAGGACACCTACGGCAGCTCCAACAATGATTCCTACGGTTCCTCCAACATGACTCTTACCGAGTCttccaacaagaaggacACCTACGGTAGCTCCAACAACGATTCCTACGGTTCCTCCAACAATGACTCTTACGGGTCttccaacaagaaggacACCTACGGTAGCTCCAACAACGACTCCTACGGTTCCTCCAACAACGACTCCTACGGTTCCTCCAACAAGAAGGACACCTACGGTAGCTCCAACAACGACTCCTACGGTTCCTCCAACAATGACTCCTACGGTTCCTCCAACAAGAAGGACTCCTACGGTTCCTCCAACAACGACTCCTACGGTAGCTCCAACAATGACTCCTACGGTTCGTCCAACAAGAAGGACACCTACGGTAGCTCCAACAACGACTCCTACGGTTCCTCCAACAATGACTCTTACGGATCTTCCAACAACGACTCCTACGGCTCCTCCAAGAATGACTCGTACGGTGGATCCTCGTACGACAACGACAACGACAACTCCTACGGTTCGTCGGGCCGAAACAACAACTCTTCCAACCGAGGCGGTGACAGCACCCTTGGAAAGGTCCTGGAGAAGGCTGGTGACTTGTTGAACAACAGCTCTCTGCAGGAGCGTGGCGCTGAGCGTCGGGAGAAGAAGCGTGATGACGACTATTAA
- a CDS encoding Protein hob3 produces MSWAGIVSPSPPKAHQNMVAIEPIPSTKVLTRSWTRRIQEKCQPRNNAGDDEDGLRAAQRKRSAIIKTIAVFELSHSQILIHDFGIPLGHVERTNDRDYEIEERRYRTMEAAATRLQKEAKGYLDSLRAMTASQMRIAETIDAFYGDAGTRDGVSRSYRQAVEDLDAETIKALDGPYRTTVLDPISRFCAYFPDVNECIKKRNHKLLDYDAMRAKVKRLVEKPDKDASKLPRTERETELAKQAYEQLNEQLFTESSRSSSISVSPTWIRYLDAETRDQYARGDLDNRVEEVLQEIRELSIAGTV; encoded by the exons ATGTCGTGGGCAGGTATTGTTTCACCTTCCCCGCCAAAGGCTCATCAAAACATGGTCGCGATCGAACCAATACCATCGACCAAAGTGCTGACGAGGTCATGGACACGCAGGATTCAAGAAAAATGTCAACCGCGCAACAACGcaggtgatgatgaagacgg GCTCCGCGCCGCACAGAGGAAACGCTCAGCGATTATCAAGACGATTGCTGTTTTTGAGCTCTCTCATTCCCAGATACTAATTCATGACTTTGGAATTCCCTTAGGGCACGTCGAACGGACAAATGACCGAGACTATGAAATCGAGGAGCG TCGATACCGGACAATGGAGGCTGCGGCCACTCGGCTGCAAAAAGAGGCTAAGGGGTACTTGGATTCATTGCGAG CTATGACTGCCTCTCAGATGCGCATTGCGGAGACTATTGACGCCTTCTATGGCGATGCCGGTACTCGTGACGGTGTGAGTCGAAGCTACAGACAAGCTGTGGAAGATCTTGATGCGGAGACGATCAAGGCCCTGGATGGCCCTTATCG GACAACCGTTCTCGATCCCATCTCCCGCTTCTGCGCCTACTTCCCCGACGTCAACGAATGTATCAAGAAGCGTAATCACAAGCTGCTCGACTACGACGCCATGCGTGCCAAGGTCAAGCGCCTGGTGGAAAAGCCCGATAAGGATGCGTCCAAGCTGCCCCGGACCGAGCGCGAAACCGAGCTCGCCAAACAAGCCTATGAACAGCTGAACGAACAACTGTTCACCGAGAGCTCCCGCAGCTCATCGATCTCCGTGTCCCCTACCTGGATCCGA TACCTGGACGCAGAGACGAGAGATCAGTATGCCCGGGGTGACCTGGATAACCGGGTCGAGGAGGTCTTGCAGGAGATTCGGGAATTGAGCATTGCCGGCACTGTTTGA
- a CDS encoding Serine/threonine-protein kinase CLA4, which translates to MGVALASGTMYTPDQFMNPGPAPRPPTDRPKLNLPVNNAATSFGQMSLNSPMTPGLNGNLSLFPNTSTPALNRSQTAGTGGLQVIKEGYVRCKEDKFLATWNQRYLVLRDFKIDFMKSESGKVVLSFPLSTVTSVTRSEESKMAFEVTRLANPKDAASKTAMITRDVATKTITCEVKTDDEIYEWIDKIYERCPGMGGVSNPTNFSHRVHVGFDPQTGAFVGLPPEWEKLLTASAITKEDYKKNPQAVIEVLEFYSDIKMREQNPQYFAGMNGSGGTPPKPLGSNAVGSSIAPPRPPPPGPMQRLDSGQSKSSMESSMRSQTSSPAQQGDSDRAAEQQQQLERMKQMADQERRRVEEEQRRKEDAAYNASIPQTRVPLAKQEIGGYGSSDGAMNSRYQPSRAAPQAPGAGARAAGGQPLTAQRPAPAPPSQSPYGQSASRAPAGGNSRSEDAQGAAARSAANDARAQASSSRAPQTNGSKGQQGPPPTRLPAPVQAVKPLNIANKQAAPKQQAVPDGVRQAEAALTKKPEPSSKKEVRMSAMSENEVMDRLRSVVSKENPNESYSKQRKIGQGASGSVYVARVKEHATSPVAHELYRQYGPRCQVAIKQMDLRSQPRKELIVNEIIVMKDSQHANIVNFLDSFLQESSNELWVVMEFMEGGALTDVIDNNPVITENQIATICFETCKGLAHLHSQNIIHRDIKSDNVLLDRVGHVKITDFGFCAKLTESKSKRATMVGTPYWMAPEVVKQKEYGPKVDCWSLGIMAIEMIESEPPYLNEEPLKALYLIATNGTPRLKKPEKLSKELKSFLSVCLCVDVRSRATADELLAHEFLQTGCSLASLAELLRWKKANGQ; encoded by the exons ATGGGGGTTGCCCTCGCTAGCGGCACCATGTATACGCCAGATCAATTCATGAACCCGGGGCCGGCCCCGCGACCCCCTACGGACCGTCCCAAGCTGAATCTCCCCGTGAACAACGCCGCCACTTCCTTTGGCCAGATGTCGCTGAATTCGCCCATGACCCCCGGCCTGAATGGTAATCTCTCGCTTTTCCCCAATACCAGCACGCCCGCCCTGAATCGCTCCCAGACCGCGGGAACGGGCGGCCTTCAGGTGATCAAGGAGGGCTACGTGCGGTGCAAGGAGGACAAGTTTCTGGCCACCTGGAACCAGCGATACCTCGTCCTGCGGGATTTCAAGATTGATTTTATGAAAAGCGAGTCGGGTAAGGTGGTGCTGTCTTTCCCGCTCTCGACCGTCACTTCGGTCACGCGGTCGGAGGAATCCAAGATGGCCTTTGAGGTCACCCGTCTCGCCAACCCCAAGGATGCGGCCTCGAAAACGGCCATGATTACGCGCGACGTGGccaccaagaccatcacTTGCGAAGTGAAGACGGACGATGAGATTTACGAGTGGATCGACAAGATCTATGAGCGCTGTCCGGGCATGGGAGGAGTTAGCAATCCCACCAACTTCAGTCACCGCGTCCATGTCGGCTTCGATCCGCAGACGGGCGCCTTTGTCGGTCTGCCTCCCGAGTGGGAGAAGCTGCTGACAGCCTcggccatcaccaaggaaGATTACAAGAAGAACCCCCAGGCTGTCATCGAGGTTCTGGAATTCTATTCCGACATCAAGATGCGCGAGCAAAACCCACAGTACTTCGCGGGCATGAATGGCTCCGGGGGCACACCACCCAAGCCGCTCGGGAGCAATGCCGTGGGCAGTTCAAtcgctcctcctcgtccgccCCCTCCCGGTCCCATGCAGCGTTTGGACAGCGGGCAGTCCAAGTCCTCGATGGAGAGCTCCATGCGGTCCCAGACGTCGTCTCCGGCTCAACAAGGGGATTCGGATCGTGCCGCAgagcagcaacaacagctcGAGCGGATGAAGCAGATGGCTGATCAGGAGCGCCGTCGTGTGGAGGAGGAACAACGGCGCAAGGAGGATGCCGCCTACAACGCATCCATCCCGCAGACGCGCGTTCCGTTGGCCAAGCAGGAAATCGGCGGCTACGGGAGCTCCGACGGAGCGATGAACAGTCGGTACCAGCCCAGCCGCGCGGCGCCCCAGGCCCCCGGAGCGGGTGCCCGCGCCGCAGGTGGTCAGCCGTTGACGGCCCAGCGTCCCGCCCCGGCCCCTCCGTCGCAGAGTCCCTACGGACAAAGCGCGTCTCGGGCCCCTGCTGGGGGCAACTCTCGCAGCGAGGACGCCCAGGGGGCGGCCGCTCGCTCGGCCGCCAACGATGCTCGCGCGCAGGCATCATCCAGTCGTGCGCCTCAGACGAACGGGAGCAAGGGCCAGCAGGGACCTCCTCCCACGCGTCTCCCGGCTCCTGTTCAGGCTGTGAAGCCCCTGAACATTGCCAACAAACAGGCCGCTCCCAAGCAGCAAGCTGTCCCTGATGGCGTCCGTCAGGCTGAAGCCGCCCTGACAAAGAAGCCCGAGCCGAGCAGCAAAAAGGAAGTGCGCATGTCGGCCATGTCCGAGAACGAGGTCATGGATCGTCTGCGGTCCGTCGTGTCCAAGGAAAACCCCAACGAGTCCTACAGCAAGCAGCGCAAGATTGGTCAAGGTGCATCTGGATCTGTGTATGTGGCCCGTGTCAAGGAGCATGCCACGTCGCCGGTGGCGCACGAGTTGTACCGGCAATACGGGCCTCGCTGCCAGGTGGCCATCAAGCAGATGGATCTGCGCAGTCAGCCCCGCAAGGAGTTGATTGTCAATGAGATTATTGTGATGAAGGACAGCCAGCACGCCAATATTGTCAACTTTTTGGATTCCTTCTTGCAAGAGTCGAGCAATGAGCTGTGGGTGGTGATGGAGTTTATGGAGGGGGGTGCGTTGACGGATGTGATTGATAACAACCCGGTGATCACGGAGAACCAGATTGCAACCATTTGCTTTGAG ACTTGCAAGGGCCTGGCTCATCTGCACAGCCAGAATATCATCCACCGTGATATCAAGAGTGACAATGTGTTGCTAGACCGAGTCGGCCACGTGAAAATCACCGATTTCGGTTTCTGTGCCAAGTTGACCGAGTCCAAGAGCAAGCGTGCTACCATGGTTGGTACGCCGTACTGGATGGCGCCCGAGGTGGTCAAGCAGAAGGAATATGGGCCCAAGGTCGACTGTTGGTCTCTCGGAATCATGGCCATTGAAATGATCGAGTCTGAGCCTCCGTACCTGAACGAGGAACCTCTGAAGGCTCTGTACTTGATCGCTACCAACGGCACACCACGCCTGAAGAAACCCGAGAAGCTTAGCAAGGAGCTCAAATCTTTCCTGAGCGTCTGCCTTTGCGTGGACGTTCGCAGCCGCGCCACCGCTGATGAGCTGTTGGCTCATGAGTTCCTTCAAACTGGTTGCAGCCTTGCCAGTCTCGCCGAGCTGCTGCGCTGGAAAAAGGCCAATGGTCAATAA